In Hoeflea ulvae, one genomic interval encodes:
- a CDS encoding SatD family protein yields MTHSTSSFAVLMGDLVGSERHANPKTLHAHFNAAIDRQNEVLAADMVSPLTITLGDEFQGLLSSLVAAAQAAREIRFELMRKNIDCRFVIGSIDLKTQVNHERAWNMMGPGFAAARARLSEKRSPSRYRFSIQQDALLETMLEASGASLTTIERRWSEAQREDIIKLLEGASVAEIARARNVSVHNVYKVRSAGDFDLYVIQWDAIQKALAELDRRYELPGADKWCTHSFTPA; encoded by the coding sequence ATGACCCACTCCACCTCCTCTTTTGCTGTTCTTATGGGCGATCTCGTAGGTAGCGAGCGCCATGCGAACCCTAAAACTCTGCACGCCCATTTCAATGCCGCCATTGACCGTCAGAATGAAGTCCTTGCCGCTGACATGGTCTCGCCGTTAACAATAACCCTTGGCGATGAATTCCAAGGTTTGCTCAGTTCGCTCGTCGCCGCGGCGCAAGCCGCGCGCGAGATTCGATTCGAGTTGATGCGCAAGAATATCGACTGCCGGTTCGTAATCGGCAGCATCGACCTCAAGACTCAAGTCAATCACGAGCGTGCGTGGAACATGATGGGGCCGGGCTTTGCAGCCGCGCGCGCGCGACTCAGCGAGAAACGGTCTCCAAGCCGCTATCGCTTTTCCATTCAGCAGGACGCGCTTCTCGAGACGATGCTCGAAGCGAGCGGCGCAAGCCTCACCACGATCGAGCGCCGCTGGTCGGAAGCCCAGCGCGAGGATATCATCAAGTTGCTGGAAGGCGCCTCTGTTGCTGAAATCGCGCGCGCGCGCAATGTCAGCGTACACAATGTTTACAAGGTGCGAAGCGCTGGTGACTTTGACCTCTATGTGATCCAGTGGGACGCAATTCAAAAAGCTCTTGCCGAGCTTGACCGTCGCTACGAACTGCCAGGAGCCGACAAGTGGTGCACGCACTCCTTTACACCAGCGTAG